A genome region from Procambarus clarkii isolate CNS0578487 chromosome 78, FALCON_Pclarkii_2.0, whole genome shotgun sequence includes the following:
- the Alg14 gene encoding UDP-N-acetylglucosamine transferase subunit ALG14: MLTLILLVGCTALLIRIGYVLYKINCCSHMPLIVAKKTVKTLVVLGSGGHTGEMLKMIAMLDPFCYRPRVYVVAATDAISFKRLSQTEEKLQVNDEGDDQFVVEVVPRTREVGQSWVSTAYSAMWALIFCILVVARHRPSLILTNGPGTCVPVCLSALLFRILGICQTRVVFIESLCRVQSLSLSGRILYRITDDFIVQWPQLKTKYPRSKYMGRLV, encoded by the exons ATGCTGACTCTAATTCTCTTGGTTGGATGCACGGCATTACTTATACGCATAGGATATGTATTGTACAAGATTAACTGCTGTAGCCACATGCCTCTTATAGTTGCCAAGAAAACTGTGAAGACTCTAGTAGTCCTTGGCTCAGGTGGTCACACTGGAGAAATGCTCAAGATGATTGCCATGTTAGACCCATTTTGCTACAGGCCAAGAGTTTATGTTGTAGCTGCAACTGATGCTATCAGTTTCAAAAGACTTTCACAAACAGAAGAAAAACTCCAG GTGAATGATGAAGGAGATGACCAGTTTGTGGTAGAGGTTGTGCCACGTACACGGGAGGTGGGGCAGTCATGGGTCTCTACGGCGTACTCTGCAATGTGGGCCCTCATCTTTTGCATCCTGGTGGTAGCCCGCCATCGTCCATCACTGATCCTGACCAACGGGCCAGGGACGTGCGTACCAGTTTGCCTTTCAGCTCTGTTATTTCGCATCCTTGGCATTTGCCAAACACGTGTCGTATTTATTGAAAGCCTCTGCCGTGTgcaatccctctctctatccggaCGCATCTTGTACAGAATAACAGATGACTTCATTGTTCAGTGGCCACAGTTGAAAACAAAATATCCTAGATCAAAGTACATGGGTCGCCTAGTGTGA
- the LOC123746018 gene encoding uncharacterized protein translates to MGQGLGAWQGQGLGAWQGQGLGAWQGQGLGARQGQGRGARQGQGRGARQGQGRGAWKGQGRGAWQGQGRGAWQGQGRGAWQGQGGGAWQSQGCTFPGNSNCINEQQSKYRALKFQQKHTKNNIRVNPISRFSNGGTWPKSLQSRANVTELCNHKSDKASSIVTEQAGIKQCDENGEVGTKCGISNVKCNKLDMVDRGENITLGENGASQERDNGESAIMFNETEVQCDEVQHHSCMHDSEDVKQDKSQNCQQSTNSLESAINTEDCKLLDGIAHDQAIKILETSDSNKNTSFKKDNLSEEEDECCILTSRKLFCPSLNSTVIFEDANELPAILKSGENTVCNKTEEQCDEMQCDEDQRGEDQRGEVQRDEVQHHSNIHDSEDVKNDKNHNSQQNIKSLEPAINTEDCNLLGGIAHDQAIEILETSDSNKSASFKKKNSQKMMMNVAF, encoded by the coding sequence ATGGGCCAAGGCCTAGGTGCCTGGCAGGGCCAAGGCCTAGGTGCCTGGCAGGGCCAAGGCCTAGGTGCCTGGCAGGGCCAAGGCCTAGGTGCCAGGCAGGGCCAAGGACGAGGTGCTAGGCAGGGCCAAGGACGAGGTGCTAGGCAGGGCCAAGGACGAGGTGCCTGGAAGGGCCAAGGACGAGGTGCCTGGCAGGGCCAAGGACGAGGTGCCTGGCAGGGCCAAGGACGAGGTGCCTGGCAGGGCCAAGGAGGTGGTGCCTGGCAGAGCCAAGGTTGTACATTCCCTGGAAACAgtaactgtataaatgaacagCAAAGTAAATATAGGGCATTGAAATTTCAACAAAAACACACTAAAAACAATATTCGGGTAAACCCAATAAGTAGGTTTAGTAATGGTGGTACTTGGCCAAAATCACTGCAAAGCAGAGCCAATGTAACTGAGCTCTGCAATCATAAAAGTGATAAAGCAAGTAGTATAGTGACTGAGCAGGCTGGTATTAAGCAGTGTGATGAAAATGGAGAAGTTGGTACGAAGTGTGGCATTAGTAACGTTAAATGTAATAAGTTGGACATGGTAGATAGAGGTGAAAATATTACACTTGGGGAGAATGGTGCCTCACAAGAAAGAGATAATGGTGAATCAGCCATTATGTTCAATGAGACTGAGGTACAGTGCGATGAGGTTCAACACCATAGTTGCATGCATGACTCGGAAGATGTTAAACAAGATAAAAGTCAAAATTGTCAACAAAGCACAAACTCTCTGGAGTCGGCAATCAATACTGAGGACTGTAAATTGCTTGATGGAATTGCACATGATCAAGCCATTAAGATACTAGAGACCAGTGACAGTAATAAGAACACTTCATTTAAGAAAGATAATTTATCAGAAGAGGAAGATGAATGTTGTATACTGACTTCACGCAAATTGTTTTGTCCTTCACTTAATAGTACTGTAATTTTTGAAGATGCGAATGAATTACCCGCCATCTTGAAGTCTGGTGAAAACACAGTGTGCAATAAGACTGAGGAGCAATGTGACGAGATGCAGTGTGACGAGGATCAGCGCGGAGAGGATCAGCGCGGCGAGGTTCAGCGTGACGAAGTTCAACACCATAGTAACATACATGACTCTGAAGAtgttaaaaatgataaaaatcacaaTTCTCAACAAAACATAAAATCTTTGGAGCCAGCAATCAATACTGAGGACTGCAACTTGCTGGGTGGAATTGCACATGATCAAGCCATTGAGATACTAGAGACCAGTGACAGCAATAAGAGCgcttcatttaaaaaaaaaaattcccagaagATGATGATGAATGTTGCATTCTGA